One window of Centropristis striata isolate RG_2023a ecotype Rhode Island chromosome 21, C.striata_1.0, whole genome shotgun sequence genomic DNA carries:
- the tomm22 gene encoding mitochondrial import receptor subunit TOM22 homolog, producing the protein MAGIEELSPAAGPVSTRPPEDEIDDDEDEDLDETLMERLWGLTEMFPDTVRTAAEVSAYCSVSLAKKFYSFSRAALWVGTTSFMILVLPVVFETERLQLEQQQLQQQRQILLGPNTGMSGGMPGMMPPAPGKI; encoded by the exons ATGGCCGGAATCGAGGAGCTTTCCCCCGCAGCGGGCCCGGTGTCTACCCGGCCCCCCGAGGACGAGATTGACGacgatgaagatgaagat CTGGATGAGACACTGATGGAGAGGTTGTGGGGCCTGACGGAGATGTTCCCTGACACAGTTCGCACAGCTGCTGAGGTGTCTGCATACTGCTCCGTCTCACTGGCAAAGAAGTTCTACAG tttttcccgTGCAGCACTCTGGGTTGGTACTACCTCCTTCATGATCCTTGTGCTGCCTGTTGTGTTTGAGACAGAAAGACTACagttggagcagcagcagctacaacagcaGAGACAA ATCCTGTTGGGACCCAACACTGGAATGTCTGGCGGGATGCCGGGCATGATGCCTCCTGCACCCGGCAAGATATGA
- the dmc1 gene encoding meiotic recombination protein DMC1/LIM15 homolog has product MKAAEDQVVEDDAHFQDDDESFFQDIDLLQKHGINMADIKKLKLVGICTVKGIQMTTRKALCNIKGLSEAKVDKIKEAAGKMLNVGFQTAFEYSTRRKQVFHITTGSQEFDKLLGGGVESMAITEAFGEFRTGKTQLSHTFCVTAQLPGEDGYSGGKVIFIDTENTFRPDRLRDIADRFNVDHAAVLDNVLYARAYTSEHQMELLDFVAAKFHEEGGVFKLLIIDSIMALFRVDFSGRGELAERQQKLAQMLSRLQKISEEYNVAVFVTNQMTADPGAGMTFQADPKKPIGGHILAHASTTRISLRKGRGEMRIAKIFDSPDMPENEATFAISAGGITDAKE; this is encoded by the exons ATGAAAGCTGCAGAGGACCAGGTTGTTGAAGATGATGCTCATTTCCAGGATGATGAC GAGTCCTTCTTCCAAGACATTGACCTTCTGCAGAAACATGGGATC AATATGGCAGACATCAAGAAGCTGAAGTTAGTGGGTATCTGCACTGTGAAGGGGATTCAGATGACGACTCGCAAGGCTTTGTGCAACATCAAGGGCCTGTCAGAGGCAAAAGTGGACAAGATAAAGGAGGCTGCTGGGAAAATGCTG AATgttggtttccagactgcctttGAGTACAGCACAAGGAGGAAGCAGGTGTTCCACATCACCACCGGGAGTCAGGAGTTTGA TAAACTACTGGGTGGAGGTGTTGAGAGTATGGCTATCACAGAGGCCTTTGGAG AGTTCCGCACAGGAAAAACCCAGCTGTCTCACACCTTCTGTG TCACTGCTCAGCTGCCAGGCGAGGACGGCTACTCAGGAGGGAAAGTCATCTTCATAGACACAGAGAACACTTT TCGTCCAGACAGACTGAGAGACATTGCTGACAGGTTTAATGTGGACCATGCTGCTGTGTTGGACAACGTGCTTTATGCTCGAGCCTACACCA GTGAACACCAGATGGAGCTGTTGGACTTTGTAGCAGCCAAATTCCACGAAGAAGGAGGAGTGTTCAAATTACTG ATCATCGACTCCATCATGGCTCTGTTCAGAGTAGACTTTTCTGGACGAGGAGAGCTGGCTGAGAGGCAGCAGAAACTGGCCCAGATGCTCTCCAGGCTGCAGAAGATCTCTGAAg AATACAATGTAGCAGTGTTTGTCACCAACCAAATGACAGCTGATCCCGGAGCAGGAATGAC gttTCAAGCTGATCCCAAGAAACCAATCGGTGGGCACATCCTGGCCCACGCCTCCACCACACGGATCAGCTTAAGGAAAGGACGTGGAGAGATGAGAATTGCCAAAATATTTGACAG TCCTGATATGCCTGAGAACGAGGCCACGTTTGCCATCTCTGCTGGAGGAATCACTGATGCCAAAGAGTGA